The following are from one region of the Halogeometricum sp. S3BR5-2 genome:
- the mre11 gene encoding DNA double-strand break repair protein Mre11: MTRVIHTGDTHVGYQQYHSPERRRDFLDAFEQVVDDAVEEGVDAVVHAGDLFHDRRPELRDLLGTIDVLRDLDDAGIPFLAVVGNHESTRGGQWLDLFESLGLAERLGAAPRLVGDTAFYGLDHVPKSRRDELTYDFEPHDAAHAALVGHGLFTPFAHADWDTETVLGESNVDFDAFLVGDNHAPGTEEVLGTWVTYCGSTERASAAEEAARGYNLVAFGEEVDIRRRSLDTRPFAFVSVDLAEGEGAERVREQIRQHDVTDAVAIVEITGAGEPVTPASVEEFLSERGALVARVTDRRQVETESELSVSFADPDDAVRERVTDLGLSTAARDVEETVRASKTADSKVREEVKTRVDSLVEDGDLAAFSPAESGDGGESDADAESGADDGAGADAAEPDSETAADEERPPENAPDAGAVEAGPGETDGGEVAVEEADENSDDAESDEPDEPDDPSNAELGSEDDASDAGAEEAADDSSNGQFTMEDF, encoded by the coding sequence ATGACACGGGTGATACACACCGGGGACACCCACGTGGGGTACCAGCAGTACCACTCGCCCGAACGGCGACGGGACTTCCTCGACGCCTTCGAGCAGGTGGTCGACGACGCGGTCGAAGAAGGGGTGGACGCCGTCGTCCACGCGGGCGACCTGTTCCACGACCGGCGACCGGAACTCCGCGACCTGTTGGGAACCATCGACGTCCTCAGGGACCTCGACGACGCGGGCATTCCCTTCCTCGCCGTCGTCGGCAACCACGAGTCGACCCGCGGCGGGCAGTGGCTGGACCTCTTCGAGAGCCTCGGCCTCGCCGAACGCCTCGGCGCCGCCCCTCGACTCGTCGGCGACACGGCGTTCTACGGCCTCGACCACGTCCCGAAATCCCGGCGCGACGAACTGACCTACGACTTCGAACCGCACGACGCCGCCCACGCCGCCCTCGTCGGCCACGGCCTGTTCACGCCGTTCGCGCACGCCGACTGGGACACCGAGACCGTGTTGGGCGAATCGAACGTCGACTTCGACGCCTTCCTCGTCGGCGACAACCACGCGCCGGGTACCGAGGAGGTGCTGGGGACGTGGGTGACCTACTGCGGGTCGACCGAACGCGCCAGCGCCGCCGAGGAGGCGGCCCGCGGCTACAACCTCGTCGCGTTCGGCGAGGAGGTGGACATCCGCCGACGCTCGCTCGACACGCGACCGTTCGCGTTCGTCTCGGTGGACCTCGCGGAGGGCGAGGGCGCCGAACGCGTCCGCGAGCAGATCCGCCAGCACGACGTGACCGACGCCGTCGCCATCGTGGAGATAACCGGCGCGGGCGAACCCGTGACGCCCGCCTCCGTCGAGGAGTTCCTGAGCGAACGAGGGGCGCTCGTCGCCCGCGTGACCGACCGCCGACAGGTCGAGACCGAGTCGGAACTGAGCGTCTCGTTCGCGGACCCCGACGACGCGGTTCGGGAGCGAGTAACCGACCTCGGCCTGTCGACGGCCGCCCGCGACGTCGAGGAGACGGTCCGCGCGAGCAAGACGGCCGACTCGAAGGTCCGCGAGGAGGTGAAGACCCGCGTCGACTCGCTGGTCGAGGACGGTGACCTCGCCGCGTTCTCGCCGGCCGAGAGCGGTGACGGTGGCGAGTCTGACGCCGACGCCGAAAGCGGAGCGGACGACGGTGCGGGCGCAGACGCCGCCGAACCCGACTCCGAGACCGCAGCGGACGAGGAGCGACCCCCCGAGAACGCGCCGGACGCAGGTGCCGTCGAGGCGGGGCCGGGCGAGACGGACGGCGGGGAAGTCGCCGTCGAAGAAGCGGACGAGAACTCCGATGACGCGGAGTCGGACGAACCGGACGAACCGGACGACCCGAGCAACGCGGAACTCGGGAGCGAAGACGACGCGTCCGACGCCGGCGCGGAGGAGGCGGCGGACGACTCGTCGAACGGCCAGTTCACCATGGAGGACTTCTAG